One segment of Triticum urartu cultivar G1812 unplaced genomic scaffold, Tu2.1 TuUngrouped_contig_5030, whole genome shotgun sequence DNA contains the following:
- the LOC125528671 gene encoding uncharacterized protein LOC125528671 isoform X2: protein MKEARGPAEPHNVLPIGFGFRPRRHVKRGPIPGSVLVKHYLHKRRMLASSISSHCEGSSSESLIKAKEWMVDLVDSYLEAGKRHQGYPLQYVCTPMVHKGAPVDPFSRSNLGTFRSPARNPGMSSDTDFDLLVLKTKEWAIYLIDQRLEAWPDLSQGHEYPFRCVNKDGFPVARISQTIPVTLVGHAKSFALSSLTKAEVPSFIQVLHPLEGPARNYGIPPVTNAGGLPSQAMSAILAPPYDQFLITTEKDAGALSSKAMSAILASPSKYIKANADALPSETMSPIWASPYENSLVSTMTNAGTHKHLSQEHCYTENVCQDFSPRKNPRMELTTVGQGFNPKRQRTTPASLIEGKAEGHLTPCS from the exons ATGAAAGAGGCGCGTGGCCCAGCGGAACCCCACAATGTACTCCCCATTGGCTTCGG CTTCCGTCCAAGGCGCCATGTGAAGCGAGGCCCCATCCCGGGCTCTGTTCTTGTCAAGCACTATCTTCATAAGAGGAGGAT GCTTGCTTCTTCGATATCAAGTCACTGTGAAGGGTCAAGTTCTG AATCGTTAATTAAGGCAAAAGAATGGATGGTGGATCTTGTTG ATTCATATTTGGAAGCTGGTAAGCGGCATCAAGGGTATCCACTTCAATATGTTTGTACTCCAATGGTACACAAAG GTGCTCCTGTTGATCCATTCTCGCGGAGTAATCTTGGTACATTCAGAAGTCCGGCTAGAAATCCTGGCATGTCATCAGACACCGATTTCG ACTTGTTAGTCCTCAAGACAAAGGAATGGGCGATTTACCTTATAG ATCAACGGCTGGAAGCTTGGCCGGACCTTAGTCAAGGGCATGAGTATCCATTTCGATGTGTCAATAAGGATG GTTTTCCAGTTGCCCGAATTTCGCAGACTATCCCTGTTACCTTGGTGGGGCATGCTAAAAGTTTTGCACTTTCATCACTAACAAAAGCAG AAGTTCCATCCTTCATTCAGGTGCTCCATCCTTTGGAAGGTCCTGCTAGAAACTATGGGATCCCACCAGTGACAAATGCAG GTGGTCTACCTTCACAGGCCATGTCTGCTATCTTGGCACCTCCTTATGACCAGTTCTTGATTACAACAGAGAAAGATGCAG GTGCTCTGTCCTCAAAGGCCATGTCTGCTATCTTGGCATCTCCTTCTAAATATATCAAGGCAAATGCAG ATGCTCTACCCTCAGAGACTATGTCTCCTATCTGGGCATCTCCTTATGAAAACTCTCTGGTCTCGACAATGACAAATGCAG GTACACATAAGCATTTGAGTCAAGAACATTGCTATACTGAGAATGTTTGCCAGGATTTCAGCCCAAGGAAGAATCCAAGGATGG
- the LOC125528671 gene encoding uncharacterized protein LOC125528671 isoform X1, whose product MKEARGPAEPHNVLPIGFGFRPRRHVKRGPIPGSVLVKHYLHKRRMLASSISSHCEGSSSESLIKAKEWMVDLVDSYLEAGKRHQGYPLQYVCTPMVHKGAPVDPFSRSNLGTFRSPARNPGMSSDTDFDLLVLKTKEWAIYLIDLLVLKTKEWAIYLIDQRLEAWPDLSQGHEYPFRCVNKDGFPVARISQTIPVTLVGHAKSFALSSLTKAEVPSFIQVLHPLEGPARNYGIPPVTNAGGLPSQAMSAILAPPYDQFLITTEKDAGALSSKAMSAILASPSKYIKANADALPSETMSPIWASPYENSLVSTMTNAGTHKHLSQEHCYTENVCQDFSPRKNPRMELTTVGQGFNPKRQRTTPASLIEGKAEGHLTPCS is encoded by the exons ATGAAAGAGGCGCGTGGCCCAGCGGAACCCCACAATGTACTCCCCATTGGCTTCGG CTTCCGTCCAAGGCGCCATGTGAAGCGAGGCCCCATCCCGGGCTCTGTTCTTGTCAAGCACTATCTTCATAAGAGGAGGAT GCTTGCTTCTTCGATATCAAGTCACTGTGAAGGGTCAAGTTCTG AATCGTTAATTAAGGCAAAAGAATGGATGGTGGATCTTGTTG ATTCATATTTGGAAGCTGGTAAGCGGCATCAAGGGTATCCACTTCAATATGTTTGTACTCCAATGGTACACAAAG GTGCTCCTGTTGATCCATTCTCGCGGAGTAATCTTGGTACATTCAGAAGTCCGGCTAGAAATCCTGGCATGTCATCAGACACCGATTTCG ACTTGTTAGTCCTCAAGACAAAGGAATGGGCGATTTACCTTATAG ACTTGTTAGTCCTCAAGACAAAGGAATGGGCGATTTACCTTATAG ATCAACGGCTGGAAGCTTGGCCGGACCTTAGTCAAGGGCATGAGTATCCATTTCGATGTGTCAATAAGGATG GTTTTCCAGTTGCCCGAATTTCGCAGACTATCCCTGTTACCTTGGTGGGGCATGCTAAAAGTTTTGCACTTTCATCACTAACAAAAGCAG AAGTTCCATCCTTCATTCAGGTGCTCCATCCTTTGGAAGGTCCTGCTAGAAACTATGGGATCCCACCAGTGACAAATGCAG GTGGTCTACCTTCACAGGCCATGTCTGCTATCTTGGCACCTCCTTATGACCAGTTCTTGATTACAACAGAGAAAGATGCAG GTGCTCTGTCCTCAAAGGCCATGTCTGCTATCTTGGCATCTCCTTCTAAATATATCAAGGCAAATGCAG ATGCTCTACCCTCAGAGACTATGTCTCCTATCTGGGCATCTCCTTATGAAAACTCTCTGGTCTCGACAATGACAAATGCAG GTACACATAAGCATTTGAGTCAAGAACATTGCTATACTGAGAATGTTTGCCAGGATTTCAGCCCAAGGAAGAATCCAAGGATGG
- the LOC125528671 gene encoding uncharacterized protein LOC125528671 isoform X3: MKEARGPAEPHNVLPIGFGFRPRRHVKRGPIPGSVLVKHYLHKRRMLASSISSHCEGSSSESLIKAKEWMVDLVDSYLEAGKRHQGYPLQYVCTPMVHKGAPVDPFSRSNLGTFRSPARNPGMSSDTDFDLLVLKTKEWAIYLIDLLVLKTKEWAIYLIDQRLEAWPDLSQGHEYPFRCVNKDGFPVARISQTIPVTLVGHAKSFALSSLTKAEVPSFIQVLHPLEGPARNYGIPPVTNAGGLPSQAMSAILAPPYDQFLITTEKDAGALSSKAMSAILASPSKYIKANADALPSETMSPIWASPYENSLVSTMTNAGTHKHLSQEHCYTENVCQDFSPRKNPRMELTTVGQGFNPKRQRTTPV; the protein is encoded by the exons ATGAAAGAGGCGCGTGGCCCAGCGGAACCCCACAATGTACTCCCCATTGGCTTCGG CTTCCGTCCAAGGCGCCATGTGAAGCGAGGCCCCATCCCGGGCTCTGTTCTTGTCAAGCACTATCTTCATAAGAGGAGGAT GCTTGCTTCTTCGATATCAAGTCACTGTGAAGGGTCAAGTTCTG AATCGTTAATTAAGGCAAAAGAATGGATGGTGGATCTTGTTG ATTCATATTTGGAAGCTGGTAAGCGGCATCAAGGGTATCCACTTCAATATGTTTGTACTCCAATGGTACACAAAG GTGCTCCTGTTGATCCATTCTCGCGGAGTAATCTTGGTACATTCAGAAGTCCGGCTAGAAATCCTGGCATGTCATCAGACACCGATTTCG ACTTGTTAGTCCTCAAGACAAAGGAATGGGCGATTTACCTTATAG ACTTGTTAGTCCTCAAGACAAAGGAATGGGCGATTTACCTTATAG ATCAACGGCTGGAAGCTTGGCCGGACCTTAGTCAAGGGCATGAGTATCCATTTCGATGTGTCAATAAGGATG GTTTTCCAGTTGCCCGAATTTCGCAGACTATCCCTGTTACCTTGGTGGGGCATGCTAAAAGTTTTGCACTTTCATCACTAACAAAAGCAG AAGTTCCATCCTTCATTCAGGTGCTCCATCCTTTGGAAGGTCCTGCTAGAAACTATGGGATCCCACCAGTGACAAATGCAG GTGGTCTACCTTCACAGGCCATGTCTGCTATCTTGGCACCTCCTTATGACCAGTTCTTGATTACAACAGAGAAAGATGCAG GTGCTCTGTCCTCAAAGGCCATGTCTGCTATCTTGGCATCTCCTTCTAAATATATCAAGGCAAATGCAG ATGCTCTACCCTCAGAGACTATGTCTCCTATCTGGGCATCTCCTTATGAAAACTCTCTGGTCTCGACAATGACAAATGCAG GTACACATAAGCATTTGAGTCAAGAACATTGCTATACTGAGAATGTTTGCCAGGATTTCAGCCCAAGGAAGAATCCAAGGATGG